A genomic stretch from Georgenia muralis includes:
- a CDS encoding MalY/PatB family protein, giving the protein MSTDFDAITVEDLRAVGGLKWAAFPGTIGAWVAEMDFGAAEPVTAALHAAVDRGLFGYLPTAVAKDMSAAYAGWARQRYGWDLPTRNVRAMADVLATLEMTITHFTAPGSPVILPTPAYMPFLTLPPALGREVIQVPLLLEDGRYVYDLDGVDAAFTAGAGLLILCNPHNPVGRVLERSEMEAIAGVVDAHCGRVFSDEIHAPLVYPGRTHVPYASISATTAAHTITATSASKAWNLPGLKAAQAVLSNDADRRRWAEVATWAEHGAANLGVIANTAAYTEGGPWLARVLDYLDGNRRRLGELLAERIPEIRCTEPEGTYLAWLDCRALELGDRPSEFFRAEAKVTMTDGVLCGGAGAGFARFNFAMPRPVLEQAVDQMAQALARR; this is encoded by the coding sequence ATGAGCACCGACTTCGACGCCATCACCGTCGAGGACCTGCGCGCCGTCGGCGGGCTGAAGTGGGCGGCCTTCCCCGGCACGATCGGGGCCTGGGTCGCCGAGATGGACTTCGGCGCCGCCGAGCCGGTCACCGCCGCCCTGCACGCCGCCGTCGACCGGGGGCTCTTCGGCTACCTGCCCACCGCCGTCGCCAAGGACATGTCCGCCGCGTACGCCGGGTGGGCCCGCCAGCGCTACGGGTGGGACCTGCCGACCCGCAACGTCCGGGCGATGGCCGACGTCCTGGCCACCCTCGAGATGACCATCACCCACTTCACCGCGCCCGGCTCGCCGGTCATCCTGCCCACACCGGCGTACATGCCCTTCCTCACCCTCCCGCCCGCGCTGGGCCGGGAGGTCATCCAGGTGCCGCTCCTCCTCGAGGACGGTCGCTACGTCTACGACCTCGACGGCGTCGACGCCGCGTTCACCGCCGGCGCCGGCCTGCTCATCCTGTGCAACCCGCACAACCCCGTCGGCCGGGTCCTGGAGCGCTCGGAGATGGAGGCGATCGCCGGCGTCGTCGACGCCCACTGCGGCCGGGTCTTCTCCGACGAGATCCACGCCCCGCTCGTCTACCCCGGGCGCACCCACGTCCCGTACGCCTCGATCTCCGCGACGACGGCGGCCCACACCATCACCGCGACGTCGGCGTCGAAGGCCTGGAACCTGCCCGGGCTCAAGGCGGCGCAGGCCGTGCTGTCCAACGACGCGGACCGGCGGCGGTGGGCGGAGGTGGCGACCTGGGCCGAGCACGGCGCCGCCAACCTCGGCGTCATCGCCAACACGGCCGCCTACACCGAGGGCGGGCCGTGGCTCGCGCGGGTGCTGGACTACCTCGACGGCAACCGGCGCCGCCTCGGAGAGCTCCTGGCCGAGCGCATCCCGGAGATCCGCTGCACCGAGCCGGAGGGCACGTACCTCGCGTGGCTCGACTGCCGCGCCCTCGAGCTGGGCGACCGGCCGTCGGAGTTCTTCCGCGCCGAGGCGAAGGTGACCATGACCGACGGGGTGCTCTGCGGCGGGGCCGGCGCGGGCTTCGCCCGGTTCAACTTCGCCATGCCGCGCCCGGTGCTCGAGCAGGCGGTCGACCAGATGGCCCAGGCGCTGGCGCGGCGCTGA